The Merismopedia glauca CCAP 1448/3 DNA window TACTCGCATACTATAGATCTCGCTCTAACTTATTAGCTATTATTCTCAATAAGCTGGGTTTCTTGACAACAAGCTCGATCTTAGCTACCATCAGAAATAGAAACTAATTGACTAGTAGGCTGACTATGTCAGTATATACACCAAGCTCCCTGAAAGCTGAGCTAAACGATCGCGGTTGGCGATTAACTCCTCAAAGACAAACAATTTTAGAAGTCTTCCAAAACTTATCTAGAGGTCAGCATCTAAGTGCTGAAGACCTTTATGAGATGTTAAAAGGAGAGGGTGAAAATATCAGTCTTTCAACTATTTACCGCACCCTGAAGCTATTATCTCGGATGGGAATTTTGCGGGAATTAGAG harbors:
- a CDS encoding Fur family transcriptional regulator — its product is MSVYTPSSLKAELNDRGWRLTPQRQTILEVFQNLSRGQHLSAEDLYEMLKGEGENISLSTIYRTLKLLSRMGILRELELAEGHKHYEINQPHPYHHHHLLCVRCNKTIEFKNDSILKVGSKVAEKEGYHLLDSQLTIHAICPACQRSLLPL